In Populus alba chromosome 1, ASM523922v2, whole genome shotgun sequence, a single window of DNA contains:
- the LOC118056864 gene encoding ER membrane protein complex subunit 8/9 homolog produces MGGGGGELRYEISQNAYIKLVLHSLKHKTSAVNGVFVGSSCDDVVQIIDSVPLFHNHLGLLPPLEISLIMIEEYYSARGLGIVGYFHANERSDDVELGSVAKNIGDHIYRYFPQAAILLLDNKKLEALPKGKDRLPVLQLYTRDASKNWKLAGSDGGCQLTTKEPAANAVLLDYISSKKWEDVVDFDDHLDDITKDWLNPGLFE; encoded by the exons atgggtggtggtggtggtgaattGAGATACGAGATTTCACAAAACGCCTACATAAAACTAGTACTCCACTCTCTCAAGCACAAAACCTCCGCCGTCAACGGGGTTTTCGTTGGCAGTTCCTGTGACGATGTTGTCCAGATCATCGACTCTGTCCCTCTGTTCCACAACCACCTAGGTCTTCTGCCTCCTCTCGAGATCTCTCTCATCATG ATAGAGGAGTATTATAGCGCTCGAGGTTTGGGTATAGTGGGTTACTTTCACGCAAATGAGAGGTCTGATGATGTGGAGCTTGGTAGCGTTGCAAAGAATATTGGCGATCACATCTATCGCTACTTTCCCCAAGCTGCCATTCTTTTG TTAGATAACAAAAAGCTTGAAGCTTTGCCAAAGGGGAAAGATCGGCTCCCTGTTTTGCAG CTTTATACAAGGGATGCATCCAAGAACTGGAAGCTAGCTGGATCCGATGGAGGCTGCCAATTGACAACTAAGGAACCAGCGGCAAATGCTGTTCTCTTGGATTATATTTCATCCAAGAAGTGGGAGGATGTGGTAGACTTTGATGACCACCTTGATGACATTACCAA GGACTGGCTGAATCCAGGACTCTTCGAGTAA
- the LOC118056863 gene encoding uncharacterized protein encodes MGSRSKIDNPHTGDGASPGKIFIGGLAKDTTYATFNKHFGKYGEITDSVIMKDRYTGQPRGFGFITYADPSVVDKVIEDTHVINGKQVEIKRTIPKGSGQSKDFKTKKIFVGGIPSSVTEDEFQNFFSKYGKVVEHQIIRDHETNRSRGFGFIIFDSEEVVDEMLSNGNMIDMAGTQVEIKKAEPKKASNPPSAPSYGSNTRGRSFNSDNYGGFNGPYGGFDGGFGPGPYRTPGLSSRLSSAYGYGSGGGDFGGGYGNFGGTSLGGYRAEASLGYSGRYPPYGGGFGGGYGASGLGGYGRGGEGYGNYGASGYTSAYESGPGTSYGGAGGLYGRGGYTGSSRYHPYAR; translated from the exons ATGGGTTCCAGATCAAAGATCGACAATCCCCACACTGGCGATGGAGCCAGCCCCGG GAAGATTTTTATTGGAGGATTGGCGAAAGACACCACTTATG CTACATTTAACAAGCACTTTGGGAAATATGGGGAGATTACTGATTCTGTAATTATGAAGGATCGGTACACTGGTCAACCTAGGGGTTTTGGATTCATAACCTATGCTGATCCTTCTGTTGTTGACAAGGTTATTGAAGACACTCATGTGATCAATGGAAAACAG GTTGAGATTAAAAGGACTATTCCTAAAGGTTCTGGGCAGTCAAAggattttaaaacaaagaagatTTTTGTTGGCGGGATTCCATCTTCTGTGACTGAAG atgagtttcagaattttttttctaaatacgGGAAAGTAGTTGAACACCAGATTATACGTGATCATGAAACCAACCGTTCACGTGGATttggatttataatttttgacaGTGAAGAAGTTGTTGATGAAATGTTATCCAATGGAAATATGATTGATATGGCTGGTACCCAG GTGGAGATCAAGAAAGCTGAACCAAAGAAAGCCTCAAACCCACCATCTGCTCCTTCATACGGTAGCAATACTAGGGGTCGTTCTTTCAATAGTGATAATTATGGTGGATTCAATGGTCCGTATGGGGGGTTTGATGGAGGGTTTGGGCCTGGCCCTTATAGGACACCTGGCCTGTCTAGTAGACTCAGTAGTGCATATGGCTATGGTAGTGGTGGTGGGGACTTTGGTGGTGGCTATGGAAATTTTGGAGGGACTAGCCTAGGAGGTTACAGAGCTGAAGCCTCCCTTGGTTATTCTGGTCGCTATCCGCCTTATGGAGGTGGTTTCGGTGGGGGTTATGGTGCTAGTGGCTTAGGAGGATATGGTCGAGGAGGTGAGGGATATGGAAATTATGGAGCTTCTGGTTATACCAGTGCTTATGAATCTGGTCCAGGTACTAGTTATGGAGGAGCAGGTGGGCTGTATGGACGGGGAGGCTATACTGGCAGTAGTCGTTACCATCCTTATGCAAGATAG